One Anthonomus grandis grandis chromosome 12, icAntGran1.3, whole genome shotgun sequence DNA window includes the following coding sequences:
- the LOC126743443 gene encoding RNA-binding protein Musashi homolog 2 isoform X1 yields MLFENHPANGTKLFPYAIPPPVLPAAIVGSTLGEANGLLDSHHHDIAVINGSHSSSSGRSTPNGQNGSSDPAPGKLFVGGLSWQTSSEKLKEYFGMFGNVTDVLIMKDPVTQRSRGFGFITFSEPASVDKVLKVPIHTLDGKKIDPKHATPKNRPKQPNKTKKIFVGGVSQDTSADEVKAYFSQFGKVEEAVMLMDQQTKRHRGFGFVTFENEDVVDRVCEIHFHTIKNKKVECKKAQPKEAVQASAQLLGKRLMLSGLGVRLPAPVGGAVAAVNPLAAVQPLAHVQAAAAAAAAAQAQNAAVAGYGKLLYPHLAGYRYSPYPIHTVNAGAAAAAAAAAAGAAAGATPANLGAAPGNTPAHQAATTAAQQVTASPYQGYNLTNVDMSSFQGVDWGAMYGVGINGSFF; encoded by the exons ctCGACTTTAGGTGAGGCTAATGGTCTCTTGGACTCCCATCATCATGATATTGCTGTAATCAACGGTTCACACTCCTCATCTAGTGGAAGGAGCACACCGAATGGTCAAAATGGAAGCAGTGATCCCGCCCCAGGCAAGTTGTTTGTTGGTGGGCTCAGCTGGCAAACTTCAAGCGAGAAGCTTAAGGAGTATTTTGGAATGTTTGGCAACGTCACGGATGTACTTATAATGAAAGATCCGGTCACTCAG AGAAGCCGCGGTTTTGGTTTTATTACATTCTCAGAGCCAGCCAGCGTTGACAAAGTACTTAAAGTCCCAATTCATACACTCGACGGCAAGAAAATCGATCCGAAACATGCGACACCAAAAAACAGACCTAAACAACCgaacaaaacaaagaaaatattcGTAGGAGGCGTAAGCCAAGATACGTCAGCAGATGAAGTAAAAGCTTACTTTAGCCAATTTGGGAAAGTTGAAGAGGCTGTAATGTTAATGGATCAGCAAACTAAAAGGCACAGAGGATTCGGTTTTGTTACGTTCGAGAACGAAGACGTTGTGGATAGAGTGTGTGAAATTCACTTCcatacaattaaaaataaaaag gtGGAATGTAAAAAAGCTCAACCAAAAGAAGCGGTTCAAGCCAGTGCTCAACTTCTTGGAAAAAGACTAATGCTTAGTGGACTTGGTGTCCGATTACCTGCTCCAGTAGGAGGCGCTGTTGCTGCTGTAAATCCGTTAGCAGCTGTTCAACCTCTTGCTCATGTTCAAGCTGCTGCTGCCGCAGCGGCAGCTGCTCAAGCACAGAATGCTGCTGTAGCCGGATACGGAAAGCTTTTATATCCTCATCTAGCTGGTTACag atattCTCCATACCCAATACACACCGTAAACGCTGGAGCAGCTGCTGCTGCAGCCGCGGCCGCAGCTGGAGCAGCCGCAGGGGCCACCCCAGCAAATTTAGGTGCTGCTCCAGGTAACACGCCAGCACACCAAGCCGCCACTACTGCGGCACAACAGGTAACGGCCAGCCCCTATCAAGGATACAACTTGACAAATGTTGATATGTCAAGTTTCCAAGGGGTCGATTGGGGTGCCATGTACGGTGTAGGAAT aaatggaagctttttttaa
- the LOC126743443 gene encoding RNA-binding protein Musashi homolog 2 isoform X2, protein MAVTIYPNINLDCSTLGEANGLLDSHHHDIAVINGSHSSSSGRSTPNGQNGSSDPAPGKLFVGGLSWQTSSEKLKEYFGMFGNVTDVLIMKDPVTQRSRGFGFITFSEPASVDKVLKVPIHTLDGKKIDPKHATPKNRPKQPNKTKKIFVGGVSQDTSADEVKAYFSQFGKVEEAVMLMDQQTKRHRGFGFVTFENEDVVDRVCEIHFHTIKNKKVECKKAQPKEAVQASAQLLGKRLMLSGLGVRLPAPVGGAVAAVNPLAAVQPLAHVQAAAAAAAAAQAQNAAVAGYGKLLYPHLAGYRYSPYPIHTVNAGAAAAAAAAAAGAAAGATPANLGAAPGNTPAHQAATTAAQQVTASPYQGYNLTNVDMSSFQGVDWGAMYGVGINGSFF, encoded by the exons ctCGACTTTAGGTGAGGCTAATGGTCTCTTGGACTCCCATCATCATGATATTGCTGTAATCAACGGTTCACACTCCTCATCTAGTGGAAGGAGCACACCGAATGGTCAAAATGGAAGCAGTGATCCCGCCCCAGGCAAGTTGTTTGTTGGTGGGCTCAGCTGGCAAACTTCAAGCGAGAAGCTTAAGGAGTATTTTGGAATGTTTGGCAACGTCACGGATGTACTTATAATGAAAGATCCGGTCACTCAG AGAAGCCGCGGTTTTGGTTTTATTACATTCTCAGAGCCAGCCAGCGTTGACAAAGTACTTAAAGTCCCAATTCATACACTCGACGGCAAGAAAATCGATCCGAAACATGCGACACCAAAAAACAGACCTAAACAACCgaacaaaacaaagaaaatattcGTAGGAGGCGTAAGCCAAGATACGTCAGCAGATGAAGTAAAAGCTTACTTTAGCCAATTTGGGAAAGTTGAAGAGGCTGTAATGTTAATGGATCAGCAAACTAAAAGGCACAGAGGATTCGGTTTTGTTACGTTCGAGAACGAAGACGTTGTGGATAGAGTGTGTGAAATTCACTTCcatacaattaaaaataaaaag gtGGAATGTAAAAAAGCTCAACCAAAAGAAGCGGTTCAAGCCAGTGCTCAACTTCTTGGAAAAAGACTAATGCTTAGTGGACTTGGTGTCCGATTACCTGCTCCAGTAGGAGGCGCTGTTGCTGCTGTAAATCCGTTAGCAGCTGTTCAACCTCTTGCTCATGTTCAAGCTGCTGCTGCCGCAGCGGCAGCTGCTCAAGCACAGAATGCTGCTGTAGCCGGATACGGAAAGCTTTTATATCCTCATCTAGCTGGTTACag atattCTCCATACCCAATACACACCGTAAACGCTGGAGCAGCTGCTGCTGCAGCCGCGGCCGCAGCTGGAGCAGCCGCAGGGGCCACCCCAGCAAATTTAGGTGCTGCTCCAGGTAACACGCCAGCACACCAAGCCGCCACTACTGCGGCACAACAGGTAACGGCCAGCCCCTATCAAGGATACAACTTGACAAATGTTGATATGTCAAGTTTCCAAGGGGTCGATTGGGGTGCCATGTACGGTGTAGGAAT aaatggaagctttttttaa